AATCACCAATCGCCAATTACGAATCACGACACGCCATGCAAGATCTCCGCATAAGCCTCGTCCAGGGCGACACCCGCTGGCATGACCCGGAGGCCAACCGCGAGTACTACGGCGCGCTGGTCGCGCCGCTGGCCGGACATGCCGACCTGGTCGTGCTGCCGGAAACCTTCACCAGCGGGTTCTCCAACGACGCCATCGACCGCGCCGAAGGCATGGACGGGCCTACCGTGGCCTGGATCCGCGAGCAGGCTCGCGCGCTGGACGCGGCGGTGACCGGTAGCGTGCAGCTGCGCACGGAGCACGGCGTCTTCAACCGCCTGCTGTGGGCCACGCCCGATGGCGGGCTGGCGCATTACGACAAGCGCCACCTGTTCCGCTATGCCGGCGAGCACAAGCGCTATGCGCCGGGCCGCGACCGGCTGACGGTGGAGTGGAAGGGCTGGCGCATCAATCCGCAGGTCTGCTACGACCTGCGCTTCCCGGTGTTCTGCCGCAACCGCCATGGCGTCGAGCGTCCGGGCGGGCTGGATTTCGACCTGCAGGTGTTCGTGGCCAACTGGCCGGCGCCACGCGCGCATGCGTGGAAGACCCTGGCGCGGGCGCGTGCGATCGAGAACCTCTGCTACGTGGCCGCGGTGAACCGCGTCGGTCGCGATGGCAACGGCCTGGACTACGACGGTGACAGCGCGCTGATCGACTTCCTCGGCCAGGCCCAGGTCGAGGCGCATGGCAGCGAGCAGGTGCTGACGACGACGCTTTCGGCAGCGGCGCTGGCCGCACACCGCGAACGTTTCCCGGCGATGCTGGACGCCGATCCGTTCGAGCTGCGCGATCCTGCTCCCTGAACGGATTGCCGACGGACGGTCGTGGAATGCACGGCAGCGCCACCGGGGCCTGCTATATGCTCCGGCGCAACATCCTGCTGGAGGCTGCCATGACCCGACGTCCGCGTTCCATCCCGCGTGTCCTGTCCACGAGCCTGGTGCTGCTGGGCCTTGCCGCCGTCGGCCTGCCCGAGGCGCGCGCGGGCGAGGTGGACTGCAAGCTGCGCTTCAACCTGGAAGGCTGGTCGGTGTTCTACAAGACCGCTTCCGGCACCGGCACCATCACCTGCGACAACGGCTCCAGCCGCGCGGTGAAGATCACCGCCAAGGGCGGCGGCCTGACGGTCGGCAAGTCCAAGATCGAGAACGGCGTGGGCGAGTTCTCCGGCGTCAACAGCATCGCCGAGACGCTGGGCACCTATGTCACCGCCGAGGCCCACGCCGGTGCGGTGAAGTCGAGCAAGGCCCAGGTCATGACCAAGGGCGAGGTCTCGCTGGCACTGGCCGGCACCGGCAAGGGCTGGGACCTGGGCGTGGCGTTCGGGAAATTCGTGATTGAGTAATTCGTGATTCGTGATTGGTGATTCGTGATTGGTGATTCGTGATTGGTGATTCGTGATTCGTGATTCGCGAGTCGCGTGATCCGGATCTGGCGAAGGGGCTGGTTGCCTGTCTGGGCACCGGCCCTTTGTTTTTTGGGCGGGCTTGATCGAGACCATGCCCTGCATGTGGCGCGGAGCTTGGACGTGAGGTCGGGCCGTTCCACGCGCTGACGCGTAGAGGGGGCTGGTTCCCGCGGGCAGGCATTCGTCAGCTGAAAATGCGCCGGGACGACGTGGAGGAATGCGCTGCCGCCTGATGGTGGGGTGCCCTGGCTCGCCCGGCGCTGGCGGGCAAACGCACGGGTCGCGCATCAGCGGCCTTTTCCAGGCTCCGGAAACAAACCTGCCCGCGTTGGCGGGCAGGTCGGGCGACTCCGTGGAGTCGCGATTGCTTCGGCGGGGCTCAGCCCTGGCGCGGGCCGCGGCCACCGCCGCCGGGACGGCCACCACCGCCCGGACGGCCGCCGCCACCGGGGCGACCGCCACCACCCGGACGGCCAGCGCCGCCGGGACGACCGCCAGCGCGGTTGCCCGCCGGACGGTTGCCGGTGTTGCCGCGCGGACCGCGGTCCGCACCCGGGGTGGCGTGGTCGGACGGGAAGTGCACCGCGTTGCCCGGATGGCCATACGGACGTGCCGCCTTGCGTGCGCCCTGTCCGGCGCCGGCACCACTGGGGCGACCGCCGCCACCGGGGCGTGGGCCGCCGGGCTTGCTGCCCGGACGCGGCTTGCCACCGGGGCCGGCGTTGCGATGGCCGCTCGGACCGGTGCTGACGCCTTCCGGCACGTACCAGGTGCGGAACGCGGCCGGATTGCCATCCGGCAGCGGCTTGAGGCCGCCCTTCTGCGCGCGCTGCTTGAACGGCTTCTGCGACTGCTTGGCCGCCATCTCGCCGCTGACGGTCAGGCCGCCGTGCGGCTTCTTGCCGCCACGGCCGCCGCGACGGTCCTCGCGCACGTGGTCGAAGCGGCGCAGCTCGCGGCCTTCGTCGGCGGTGTTGTGGCCGTTGACATAGGCCTGGCCGCCCTGGCCGACGCGCACCGCGGTCTTGGTCGCGCGACGCTGGCCGATCACCGGCTGCAGGGTCAGGGTGGAGGCGGCGCTGTCCTCGAGCTTGAGCTCCTTGCGCAGCGCCTCGACCTGCTCCTGCGGCAGCTCCTGCGACTGCCCACGCAGCAGCTCGCGCGGGAGGCTGACCTTGCCGTAGCGCACGCGCTTGAGGCGGCTGACCTGGCAACCCTGCGATTCCCACAGGCGACGCACTTCGCGGTTGCGGCCTTCCTTGACCACGACCTTGAACCAGTCGTGGGAGTCGGTGCCGCCGATGCGCTCGATCTGGTCGAACTTCGCCGGGCCGTCCTCCAGCGCCACGCCGCGGGCGAGGCGGTCGACGATGTTGTCCGGCACGCTCTCCTGGCCTTCCGGGGCGCGCACGCGCACCACGTACTCGCGCTCGACCTCGTACGACGGATGCATCATCGCGTTGGCGATCTCGCCGTCGGTGGTCAGCAGCAGCAGGCCGGTGGTGTTGATGTCGAGGCGGCCGATCGCGATCCAGCGCGCACCCTTCAGGCGCGGCAGCGATTCGAAGATGGTCGGGCGGCCCTCGGGATCCTCGCGGGTGGTGACCTCGCCCTCGGGCTTGTTGTAGACGAGCACGCGCGCCGGCTCGGTCAGGGCCGAGGCGACGAAGGCCTTGCCGTCGAGCTCGACGCGGTCGCCCGAGCGGATGCTCTGGCCGACCTGGGCGACCTCGCCGTTGACCTTCACCAGGCCGTCGGCGATGCGCTGCTCGAGCGCGCGGCGGGAGCCGAGTCCGGCCTGGGCGAGCACCTTGTGCAGGCGCTCCTCGATCCTGGCGGCCGGGGCGGCGTCTTCGCTGCGCTTGAGCGAGAGCTTGCCGAGGGTCTTGCGTGGGGTTGAATCAGTCATGGGTATTGCTCCGGCCATCGGTATCGTCCGCGGCCTGGGTTGCGGGCCCTTCGGCCGGATCGGCCTCGGGGGAGTCAGGGGTGTCTTCGTTGGCGGCGTCGTTGGACCCGCTGGCCGTATCGGCCGGGGCGGGTTCATCCGCGTCGCTGTCGGAATCGTGGGGACCAGCGTCGCCGTCGTTGGCGGCGGCCGCCTCGTCCTGCGGCTGGGCGTCGCCGGATGCGTTGGCGGCGATGCCGGCGGCGGCCGGGGCGGCGTCCGGGTCCAGCGGCAGCTGGGGCTCCAGCTCGCCGATGTCCTTCAGTTCGGACAATGGCGGCAGTTCGTCCAGGCGCTTGAGGCCGAAGTAGTCCAGGAACTGCTTCGTGGTGCCGTACAGCGCCGGGCGGCCCGGGACGTCGCGGTGGCCGACCACGCGGATCCACTCGCGCTCTTCCAGGGCCTGGATGATGTTGCTGCTGACCGCCACGCCGCGGACCTGCTCGATCTCGCCGCGGGTGATCGGCTGGCGGTAGGCGATCAGGGCCAGGGTCTCGAGGGTGGCGCGGGTGTAACGGGTCTTGCGCTCGGTCCACAGCCGCGCGACCCATGGGTGGACCTCGGCCTTGACCTGGTAGCGGAAGCCGGAGGCGACCTCGACCAGTTCCACGCCGCGGTCGGCGCAGGCTTCGCGCAGCTGTTCCAGCGCGGTCTCCACGCTGCCCGGCGGAACCGGTTCGTCCTCGGGGAACAATCCGCGCAGCTGCGCCAGCGGCAGCGGCTGGTTGGCCGCCAGCAGGGCAGCCTCGACGATGCGGGTGATCAGCGCCTGGTCCATGGATCTCGCAGGGTCGTTTGCAAAGGGTGGGGCGGGCCTACGCTTCCGCCGGGGCGGAAGGGGCTTCGTCGCCCTCGTCGAACTCGCTGTGGAATTCGAGCGGGGCATTGGTGTTGCCGATCGCCAGCGACTTGACGTAGATCGGCGCCAGCGGAGCGTCCTGGACGATGTCCAGCAGCTGCTCCTTGGCCAGTTCCAGCAGCGAGAGGAAGGTCACCAGCACGCCGAGGCGGCCTTCCTCGGCGGTGAACAGCGACTCGAAGCGGTGGAAGCGGCCGTCGTCCAGCCGCTGCAGCACTTCGCCCATCCGTTGGCGGACGCTCAGGGCCTCGCGGCGGATCGCGTGGCCGCTGAACAGTTCGGCCCGGCGCAGCACGTCGTTGAGCGCCATCAGCATCTCGCGCAGGTCCACCGGCGGCGGCAGGCGCACGGCCTGGCGGTCCGGCACGTGGGCCTGCACCGGCAGGGTGTCGCGCTCCATGCGCGGCAGCGCGTCGATGTCCTCGGCGGCCTGCTTGAAGCGCTCGTACTCCTGCAGGCGGCGCACCAGCTCGGCGCGCGGGTCGGCCTCGTCGCCGTCCTCGCTGACCGGCCGCGGCAGCAGCATCCGCGACTTCACCTCGGCCAGGATCGCGGCCATGACCAGGTACTCGGCGGCCAGCTCGAACCGCAGGTCCTGCATCACGTTTATGTAGTCCACGTACTGCCGGGTGATCTCGGCGACGGGGATGTCCAGGATGTCCAGGTTCTGGCGGCGGATCAGGTACAGCAGCAGGTCAAGCGGGCCCTCGAACGCGTCGAGGATGACTTCCAGCGCATCCGGCGGGATGTAGAGGTCCTGCGGGATCTGCAGCAGCGGCTGGCCATGCACCACCGCCAGCGGCATTTCCTGCTGCTGCGGGGCGGACGGCTGCTGCGTTTGCAGGTTCGCGTCTTGCGCGGGTTCGGAACTCATCTGCTCGGAAAGCCATGCCCGGATAGGGGCGCACGCATCGCTCGAAGGGCCGGGAGCGCGGTGCCACCTGCGGATGACGGCCGTCGCCGGGATACGGGACGGGCGCCAGTAAGCACATCAATACAGGCCCAGGTCGCGCCAGGTGGCGTCCGGGTGCCGGGGAGGTCGTCTGCGTGGCGGTACGCGGTCAGCGGGTCGGTCGTCGGTCGGACATCGGGCGGGAGCCCGGGCCCGGATTCCCCTGTGGGCCTGCCAGGCCTTGCAGATTGGAGCCGACGGGCCGCTGATGCACGGCCGCATGTGGTGCCAAGGGTAAGCGCTGGCTGGCGGCCTGTCCAGCATCGACTGCCGGCGCGGACAGCTGGCGGATACAATCGCCCCACGCACGCCGGGGAGCCAGCCATGTGGTACGTGATCGAGGGACATGACGCCGAGGGCGCGCTGCCGCGCCGGCGCGAGGCGCGCCCGGCACACCTGGCCCGGCTGCAGGCCCTGCGCGACGCGGGGCGGCTGCTGGTC
This genomic interval from Pseudoxanthomonas suwonensis 11-1 contains the following:
- the rluB gene encoding 23S rRNA pseudouridine(2605) synthase RluB, with amino-acid sequence MTDSTPRKTLGKLSLKRSEDAAPAARIEERLHKVLAQAGLGSRRALEQRIADGLVKVNGEVAQVGQSIRSGDRVELDGKAFVASALTEPARVLVYNKPEGEVTTREDPEGRPTIFESLPRLKGARWIAIGRLDINTTGLLLLTTDGEIANAMMHPSYEVEREYVVRVRAPEGQESVPDNIVDRLARGVALEDGPAKFDQIERIGGTDSHDWFKVVVKEGRNREVRRLWESQGCQVSRLKRVRYGKVSLPRELLRGQSQELPQEQVEALRKELKLEDSAASTLTLQPVIGQRRATKTAVRVGQGGQAYVNGHNTADEGRELRRFDHVREDRRGGRGGKKPHGGLTVSGEMAAKQSQKPFKQRAQKGGLKPLPDGNPAAFRTWYVPEGVSTGPSGHRNAGPGGKPRPGSKPGGPRPGGGGRPSGAGAGQGARKAARPYGHPGNAVHFPSDHATPGADRGPRGNTGNRPAGNRAGGRPGGAGRPGGGGRPGGGGRPGGGGRPGGGGRGPRQG
- a CDS encoding segregation and condensation protein A codes for the protein MSSEPAQDANLQTQQPSAPQQQEMPLAVVHGQPLLQIPQDLYIPPDALEVILDAFEGPLDLLLYLIRRQNLDILDIPVAEITRQYVDYINVMQDLRFELAAEYLVMAAILAEVKSRMLLPRPVSEDGDEADPRAELVRRLQEYERFKQAAEDIDALPRMERDTLPVQAHVPDRQAVRLPPPVDLREMLMALNDVLRRAELFSGHAIRREALSVRQRMGEVLQRLDDGRFHRFESLFTAEEGRLGVLVTFLSLLELAKEQLLDIVQDAPLAPIYVKSLAIGNTNAPLEFHSEFDEGDEAPSAPAEA
- a CDS encoding amidohydrolase, with the protein product MQDLRISLVQGDTRWHDPEANREYYGALVAPLAGHADLVVLPETFTSGFSNDAIDRAEGMDGPTVAWIREQARALDAAVTGSVQLRTEHGVFNRLLWATPDGGLAHYDKRHLFRYAGEHKRYAPGRDRLTVEWKGWRINPQVCYDLRFPVFCRNRHGVERPGGLDFDLQVFVANWPAPRAHAWKTLARARAIENLCYVAAVNRVGRDGNGLDYDGDSALIDFLGQAQVEAHGSEQVLTTTLSAAALAAHRERFPAMLDADPFELRDPAP